A region from the Methylocella sp. genome encodes:
- a CDS encoding TIGR02300 family protein: MAKPELGNKHQCQNCGAKFFDLNKNPIVCPKCGTIFQGAPVSRAAQRAAAVEDEEVDPVVGAELVSLEDADAGDDKIAAVPDDDVEIEVADDTFLEEEEEDGDSVVDLIDGDREDDEER, encoded by the coding sequence GTGGCGAAACCAGAACTTGGCAATAAACATCAATGTCAAAATTGCGGTGCAAAATTTTTCGATCTTAACAAAAATCCTATCGTATGCCCAAAATGCGGCACGATATTTCAGGGCGCGCCGGTTTCCCGGGCCGCTCAGCGAGCCGCTGCGGTTGAGGACGAGGAAGTCGATCCCGTCGTGGGCGCGGAACTCGTCTCGCTCGAGGATGCCGACGCCGGCGATGATAAAATCGCCGCCGTCCCGGACGATGACGTCGAAATCGAAGTCGCTGACGACACCTTCCTCGAGGAAGAGGAGGAAGATGGCGACAGCGTCGTCGATCTTATCGACGGCGATCGCGAGGACGACGAGGAACGCTGA
- the cmk gene encoding (d)CMP kinase: protein MIIAIDGPAASGKGTLARRLARHLSLPHLDTGLLYRATARALLDQGHGLSDRTAAVFAARGLALTDFDETLLRGRDMGEAASVVAAIPEVRAALTEMQRSFARRPGGAVLDGRDIGTVICPEACLKIFVTASDEARATRRALELRNAGVKADYAAVLDDIRKRDERDRSRAAAPLKAAKDAVLLDTTGLDVEAAFQAALAIVEAAEGARRERTRARVRP, encoded by the coding sequence ATGATCATAGCCATCGACGGCCCAGCGGCATCGGGGAAGGGCACTCTAGCGCGTCGCCTGGCGCGGCATTTGTCGTTGCCGCACCTTGACACAGGGTTGCTCTATCGCGCCACCGCGCGGGCCTTGCTGGATCAAGGTCATGGTCTTTCCGATCGCACCGCTGCGGTTTTTGCCGCGCGGGGCCTCGCCCTGACCGATTTCGACGAGACGTTGCTGCGCGGCCGCGACATGGGGGAGGCGGCTTCAGTCGTCGCCGCGATCCCCGAGGTGCGCGCCGCGCTGACCGAAATGCAGCGCAGTTTCGCCCGTCGTCCCGGCGGAGCGGTGCTCGATGGCCGAGATATAGGCACGGTGATCTGTCCCGAGGCATGCCTTAAGATCTTTGTCACGGCGAGCGATGAAGCGAGGGCGACCCGGAGAGCCCTGGAGCTGAGAAACGCCGGCGTGAAGGCCGATTATGCCGCCGTGCTCGATGATATTCGCAAGCGCGACGAGCGCGACCGGAGCCGCGCCGCGGCGCCGCTGAAGGCGGCTAAGGATGCCGTCTTGCTGGATACGACGGGGCTCGATGTCGAAGCTGCGTTCCAGGCGGCGCTCGCTATCGTCGAGGCGGCGGAAGGGGCGCGCCGCGAGCGGACCAGGGCGCGCGTCAGGCCATGA
- the aroA gene encoding 3-phosphoshikimate 1-carboxyvinyltransferase translates to MAPGRLTALRSGPLRGRLKPPGDKSISHRALILGLLSVGETNIEGLLEGDDVLRTAAVCRALGAGVERLGDGRWRVRGCGIGSLLAPREGLDFGNSGTGMRLMMGVVGGHPITASFDGDESLRKRPMRRILDPLVLMGAEVLAEAKGGRCPIVLKGVSEPIPIEYHSPVASAQIKSAVLLAGLNSPGRTVVIEPEASRDHMEKMLKYFGAAVKVEAFGAHGRKITLEGRPELRPAPVAVPGDPSSAAFPLVAATIVPGSDIVIEAMMMNPLRTGLLTTLIEMGADIEIINRREEGGEEVADLRVRAADLKGVDVPADRAPKMIDEYPILAVAAACAQGETRMRGLHELRVKECDRLEAVAAGLREAGLDPRIIGDDLVVEGRGGGVRGGGLVKTHLDHRIAMSFLCLGLASLEPIAVDDGTMIATSFPTFKNLMERLGGRFA, encoded by the coding sequence ATCGCGCCAGGCCGCCTCACGGCGCTGCGGAGCGGGCCGTTGCGCGGTCGCCTCAAGCCGCCGGGAGACAAATCGATATCGCATCGGGCGCTGATTCTCGGCCTGCTCAGCGTCGGCGAAACCAACATCGAGGGTCTGCTCGAGGGTGATGACGTGCTTCGCACCGCAGCGGTCTGCCGCGCTCTCGGCGCTGGCGTCGAGCGGCTGGGCGACGGGCGCTGGCGGGTGCGGGGCTGCGGAATCGGCTCCTTGCTGGCGCCGCGCGAGGGGCTCGACTTCGGCAATTCGGGCACCGGGATGCGGCTGATGATGGGCGTTGTCGGCGGCCATCCGATCACGGCCTCGTTCGACGGCGACGAATCATTGCGCAAACGGCCAATGCGACGCATCCTCGATCCGCTTGTTTTGATGGGAGCCGAGGTTTTGGCCGAGGCGAAGGGCGGCCGTTGCCCGATCGTGCTGAAGGGCGTCAGCGAGCCAATTCCCATCGAATATCATTCGCCGGTGGCCTCGGCGCAGATCAAATCGGCGGTTTTGCTCGCCGGGCTGAATTCGCCTGGGCGCACGGTGGTGATTGAGCCGGAAGCGAGCCGCGATCATATGGAAAAAATGCTCAAATATTTCGGCGCGGCGGTTAAGGTCGAAGCTTTTGGGGCGCATGGGCGCAAAATTACGCTGGAAGGCCGACCCGAGCTGCGCCCCGCGCCGGTGGCCGTGCCGGGCGATCCGTCTTCCGCCGCGTTTCCATTGGTCGCCGCGACGATCGTGCCGGGATCGGATATCGTCATCGAGGCGATGATGATGAATCCCCTGCGCACGGGTCTGCTGACGACGCTGATCGAAATGGGCGCCGATATTGAAATCATCAATCGCCGCGAGGAAGGCGGCGAGGAGGTCGCCGACCTGCGAGTTCGCGCCGCCGATCTTAAAGGCGTCGACGTTCCGGCCGATCGGGCGCCAAAAATGATCGACGAATATCCGATCCTCGCCGTCGCCGCCGCTTGCGCCCAGGGCGAGACGAGAATGCGCGGCCTCCATGAGCTGCGGGTCAAGGAATGCGATCGACTCGAGGCCGTCGCAGCCGGCTTGCGGGAGGCGGGCCTCGATCCGCGAATCATAGGCGATGATCTTGTCGTCGAGGGACGCGGCGGCGGCGTCCGGGGCGGCGGCTTGGTCAAGACTCATCTCGACCATCGCATCGCGATGAGCTTTCTGTGTCTTGGGCTGGCATCCCTTGAGCCGATCGCGGTCGATGACGGGACCATGATCGCGACCAGCTTTCCGACGTTCAAGAACCTCATGGAGCGCCTTGGGGGGCGTTTTGCATGA